AGTCATGAAGCTGCTGCACACCTCCGACCTGCATCTCGGTCGTCAGTTCAACGGGATCTCCCTGGAGGAGGATCACGCAGCGGTGCTCGACCAGATCGTCGAGGCGGTGAAGGCGAATGGCGTCGATGCGCTGATCATCGCCGGCGATGTCTTCGACAGGGCGTCGCCGCCGCAAAGTGCGGTGCGGCAGTTCAACGGGTTTCTCCAACGAATCAAATCCGAGACCACCGCCGCGGTCGCCATGATCGCTGGCAATCACGACTCAGGGGACCGTATCGACCTTTCCGCCATCGCGGCGGATCGCTCGCGCTGGCTCATCCGCGGTGCGATCAGTGCTGAGGAAGCACCGCTTCTGCTCTCAGACAAGCATGGCCCGGTCGCAATCTCGGCGCTGCCGTTCGCATACGAGTATGCGGCGCGCGAGTGCTTTGAGAGCGAGACCATTGATACGCCCGAGGATGTGCTGGTGGCGCAAGTCGCAGCCGCCCGCGCCCGGATTCCTGAAGGCGCGCGGTGGATCATCGTCGCGCACGCCTTCGTCACCGGGGGTTCGGTCAGCGAAAGCGAGCGGTCTCTGACGCGGGTTGGCGGCATAGAGACGGTCAGGACCTCCGCTTTTGACGGGGCGCACTATGTCGCCCTCGGGCATCTTCATCGACCCCAGTCGGTAGGCGCGGAACACATTCGTTATTCCGGCTCGCCTCTCGCCTTCGGCTTCGACGAGGCCGACTCGGAAAAATCGATGGGCCTGATCGAGATGGATGCGGCCGGTCAGGTTTCGGTCGAGGTCGTGGCGTTCAAGCCGATCAGGCGTACCCGGGTTCTGCGCGGCAAACATGCAGAACTCCTACTCTCCGATCCGTCGAGTGATTTCATCAAGGCGGAGCTGACAGATGATGTACCCGTCATCGACGGCATGAAGCGCCTGAGGGACGTGTTTCCGAACGCCTGCGAGCTGGTTTATGTTCGCAATGAGCGCCCGCTTGAGACGAAGTCCGTGGACGGCCCGGCTGTCACCGCTGCTGAGCCAGCGGACGTGGTCAGAAACTTCCTCGGCGAAGTCGGTCTCGAAAACATCACGGATGCCGAACAGGACGTTGTTGAAGCTTCCCTCACGCGCTTGCGGCAGAGGGAGGATGCGGAATGAGACCGGTCCGACTCACACTCCAGGCCTTTGGTCCCTATGCGAACAGGGAAGTCATCGATTTCCGCAACGCCGTTGAAGCAGGTCTGTTCGGCATCTACGGACAGACCGGTTCGGGCAAATCGACAATCTTCAGTGGAATGACCTTCGCGTTGTTCGGCGAGGCGTCGAAGTCGGAACAGGATCGCACCTCCCTTCGTTCAGACCATGCCGCCGCTGACGTCGCGACCGAAGTCGAGTTCGTCTTCGACGTGGGCGAGCGGCGCTTCGTGGTGGTTCGCCAGCCGGACCAGATGCGCCCGAAACAGCGCGGCGAAGGTGAAACCAAGAGCGCGCATGAAGCCCATCTGTTCGACGCAACCGGGCTCGCCCTCGATGAGATCACAGCTAACAAACGCGGCAAAATCATTGCGGAAAAGAAGGTCCGCGATGTCGATGCTGCCGTTTCGGAGCTTCTCGGTTACGGCGCTGAACAGTTCCGGCAAATCGTGCTGCTGCCGCAAGGCCGGTTCGAGAAGTTCTTGTCCGCCAAAACCAATGAACGCGTGACGATCCTGCGGGACCTGTTCGACGTCTCGCTCTATCAGGCCCTGATGGCTGACCTGAAGGACAAGGCCGCTGAGGCCGAACGGCAGGTGCGCGAAGAACGGGCGGTCTGCGCCGCGCGGCTCAATGCCGAAGGGTTCGAAAGCACGGACGCCCTGCTCGACGGCATAAACGTAGCCCAAACTGCGGTTGAGGAGCGATCGGTCGTCGAAGCGGGAGCAAAGCAACAGGCTCAGGCAGCGGAGACCGCGTTTCGGACTGCCGAAGCGGTTGAGGCCAAGTTCGTGGCATCGGCACAGGCGCAGGCGAAGCTCACCATCCTGATGGGTCGCAAGGCGGAATTCGCCGCCATCGCTGACCGGATGAAACAGGCGGCGCGCGCCCGGCTGATTGTGGATGTGGAAGAGCAACTCGTCACCGCGCGGGAAGACGTAAAGGACGCCGAAACAAAGCTCGCCGAAGCCACACAAGCGCAGAGCGAGGCCCAACAAAAAGTCAAAGACGCCATCGAGGCTGTGGCAAGAGAAGAGGCCAGAGCCCCCGAGATCGAAACCGCGCGCAAACGCAAGGATGATCTTGAGCGATTTGCCAGGGTTCTTGAGGCAGCGTCAGCCAGCGCCGAAGCCGTGCAGGCGGCGCTCGAGGCGCAGCGGATAGCCCAAGCGGCGTTCGGGAAGAGCAAAGATCGGCTCGACCAATTGCGCAGTACTCGCGCAGAGCGCGCCACCGCACTCAAGTCAGCCCGGAGCGCTGAGAGCGCACGCGGTGAGCTTATGAAAGCGCAAACGTATCTCCTGACCCAGAAGAAAGCCGCCGAAGACTACGGGAAAGCAGAAGCGGCGGCCCGGTCGGCGAAAGCGGCGTTTGAAAAAGAAAGCGCAGCCTCAGCCAAGGCGCTAGAACATGAAACCGAGGCGCGCGCCGCCTATGCAGCAGCGGAGCAAGCCCTGGCCGCCGCGCAAGCCCTGCATCTCGCAACCAAGCTGGAAAAAGATGCGCCCTGTCCTGTGTGCGGATCGACCGACCATCCGAAACCCGCCACGGGCGATATCGAGAATGCGGGGCGTGATCAGGCCTTCCGCGAAGCCCGCGACCGGTTTGAAACGGCTGCACGCGCTGCCCGCGAGGCCAGTGAAAAGCTAGCCGGGCTGAAAGCCACGCTCGAGGCCCGTGAGGAAACTCTCTCATCACTGGAACAGCCGACAGACACGCTCGCGGCGATTCTCGAGAACGTCAGACAGATTGAGGCTGACCTCGGAGCACTGGGCCCCGCCGTCAATCTTGAGGAAGTCGAGGCGGCTATCGAAGCGCTCGACGAGCAGATTGAAACCCAAGAAACCGAGACCGAACGCCTCCGCAGTGAAGCGGATAAATGCCGCAACGCTGCGACCGAAGCCAGAGCCGCCCGCGATGGAAAACTCGAGGCTGTCCCCGAAGCGCTCCGCACGCAGAGCGCTGTCACGTCCGCCATGGATGAGACGTCGCGTATACTGACCGCACTGGTCGAAGCGAAAGACAAGGCCGAAGCCGTGCTCAAGGCGGCCCGCGAGGCCGTCCTCTCCGCCGATGCCGCGCGTAAGGGCGCTGAGGAATCGGTAGCCACTTGCAAACTCCGGCTCGAAAAAGCGGAAGCGACGTTCCGCACGCGTCTGTCTGAGCAAGGGCTCACGGAGGAAGTATACCAGTCTCTCAAACCCGCTATCGCGACGATCGATTCAGACAGTGAAGCTGTCAGAAGGTACGAGACTGAGTTGAACGAGGCGCAGGGTGCCGCAAACGCTGCGGCCTCGGCGATTGGCGATCTGACGCGCCCGGATCTTCCCGTGGTAAAGGAAGCTCATGAAACCGCCCTAGCCGCCCTGACCAAAGCAACGGAAGATCGGATCGCTGCCAGCAACCGTGTCGGTCAGCTGGAGAAGCTGAGGCAAAGTCTCGAAGACACGATGCGCAAACTGGACAAGGCCGAAGCTGAATCTGGCCCCCTCCGCAAGATCGCGGCGCTCACGAATGGCGATAATCCGCTAAGCCTTAAGCTGGAAACCTATGCGATCGGGGCCATGTTCGACCGCGTGCTCGAAGCCGCCAATCTCCGGCTTGGTCCGATGACATCTTCTCGTTACCAGCTCGAACGTGACACCGAGGGTGGTCGTGGTAGCCGCGGCCTCGGCATCCAGGCCTTTGATGTGCACACGGGAAAGTCGAGAGGAACGGACACCCTATCCGGCGGCGAGACGTTCATCGCGGCGCTCGCCCTCGCGCTGGGGCTTGCTGATGTTGTCGAATCTGCAAGCGGCAAAGTCCGCCTCGATACGATCTTCATCGATGAGGGATTCGGAAGCCTCGACACCGAGAACGGTTCAGGCACCCTCGATCAGGTCCTGAACGTCCTAAACAGTCTGGTGAAAAACTCGCGGGCCGTCGGCCTGATTTCGCACGTCCCGCTTGTCCAGGAAGCTATTCCGAACGGATTCTATGTTCGCAAAGGTCTCACAGGCAGCGCCATTGAAGAGAGAAGCATTAGTTAATGACGGCGGAAATCAACTCAACCCAAAGACAGATTAAGGTCCGGGATAAGCTGAATACGATTGATATGCAGCGAATCATTCTGAACCTGAGACAGGTCGAACTTCCATATAATGTTGAAACTGCAAGGGGTAGAAATTGAAGGAGCCAATTGACGACATCGAAGCTTGGTCACAGAAGCTGTCCCCATGGAGACAAGACGCTTTACGACGCTTGGCTATAAGTGATCAACTTACTGACAATGATTTCGCCGATCTGATGGCAATGATCAAAGATGAAGCTGGTTTCAAGTTGGAAACGCCTGCACCTTCGGCGGTCCCCTTTAACAAATCTCATTTTGGCGGTGCAAATAGAACTCCTGTCACCCTCAAAAAAATTAGCAATGTTCAGAATGTCAATCGACTGGCAGCGAATGCTGAGCTTGAGTTTTGTCCAAACGCATTGACAGTGGTCTACGGTCGAAACGGCAGCGGCAAAAGCGGGTTCGTTCGCATATTGCGCACGGCGTGCCGCACGCGGGTGGAAAATCCCGCCAAACTCAAGGTTCTTTCTGATGTTTACGGCGGCGGCACTGATCCGCAGTCAGCCAATATAATCATTGATACGGGCAATGGGGAAACGCCGATCCCTTGGACGACAGGGATGACGGCAGCACCCGAACTCTCGCAAATTTCTGTGTTCGACACACTTTCCGCGCAGATTTATGTCGATAGCGGCAACCAGATTCGATATCTGCCCTTCGGTCTCGCCTTACCTCATCGACTCAACGGAGCTTGCCTTAAGCTCAAAGAAAACTTCGACGCAGAGCGAGAGACAACGGTCGGAAACAAGGTCAGTCTAACGACGATCATGTTCCCCATCCAGCGAGAAACAAAGAGCCAGCTGTTTGACAAAGCACTCAATAAAGACTCATCCGACAATGCGATTGAAGTGGCGGCAACATTTTCGACTGCAGATCAAGAGCGGCTCGACGAGGTCATCGCGATCCTATCGGCAAGTGCAGCGGCGGTCGCCGACCTGACCTCTCTCATCGGCTGGGTACAGGCGGTCGCAAGCGAGTGCGAAATCGCTGCGACTGCTTTCTCAGACTCGGCCCTGACCGGATTCACAACCTTGTGGAAAAGCGCCGTCACTGCACGCCAGACAGCGCAGCTCTCGGCAAGCGCTCTGTTTACAGATGAACCACTTCCCGGCGTAGGAAGCGAGAGTTGGCGCGCTCTATGGGCCGCAGCGCGCGATTATTCTGTCAAAGAGGCGTATGTCGGCGCAGACTTCCCGGTCACTGAAGCGGCAAGTTGCGTGCTTTGCCAGCAGCCGCTGCTTCCCGCTGGCACCGAGCGAATGCAGAGATTTAAGAATTACATCGACGATACCCTCGATGTGGCTGCCGCAAAGGCAGAGAAGGCCGTCTCCGATGCTGCCGACACACTGCCGGCTCTGACGCATCTGAGCGCGGACGGATTTTCGGAACGGGTCGAGCAGATTCGTCAGCGCGACCCGAAACTCGCCGATGCCCTATCATGTTTTCAGGTGTCAGCGACCCAGCGGCGCGAAGAGGCCGCTGCGCGGTTGACAGGCGACGACAGTGCGCCCGTTTCGGCGCTTGTCTCGCCGCATGCCGAGTTGAAAGAATTAGCTCGAAACCTCGGCGACGAAAAGGACAAGCGTGTCAAGGCTGGCGAGGCGCAGGAGCGCGAGAGGCTCGCCAGCGAAAAGGCCGAACTTGAAGACAAGAAGATACTTGCGGCCAACCGGGAAAAGTTGGTCACGCGGCGGGATCTCCTTGAAACTGACGCAGCTTTCGAAAAAGCGTCGGCCGAACTACAGACTACGGGGATCACGCGGCGCGCAAACGAGTTGGTCGATTCGCATCTCACAAATGCGGTGGTGACGCGTTTCGACGACGAGCGCGGGCGGTTCGACATCATGCACCTCAAAGTCGGACTTTCGCGCAAGAGCGGTCAGACCAAAGCCGAATTCGAAGTCGATCCACAGACAAAACTTACCAAGGTTACTTCGGAAATTCTCAGCGAAGGAGAGCAGCGGGCACTCGCGCTAGCTGGCTTTCTCACGGAAGTAGCTTTGACCGAGGGGTCTGGACCGATAATCGTCGACGACCCAGTATCATCGCTCGACCGCGACCGGAGCGCGCGCGTTGCAGAACGCCTCGCCGAAGAAGCATGTCAACGGCAGGTGATCGTGTTCACCCATGATATTATCTTTTTCAACGAATTGTGCGGTGCTGCCGAGAACAAGGGTATTGAGCCAGTAACGATTGCGCTTTTCGGGGATAAAGAGGCTGCAGGAAAGATTGATCCCGCCGGCATGATTTGGAAAGGCCTCAACGTTTCAAAGCGTATCGGCAAACTCAAGAACGACTTTGCACCACTACCCAAATTGCTCACCACGAGTCCGGCCGATTACGAGTACCAAGTGAAGAACCTTTATGGCCGCTTGCGGGATACTTATGAGCGTGTTGTCGAAGAGGTAATTTTCAGGGATATCGTGCGCCGAGGCACCGACGTTATCAAGACGCAGGAACTCCGCTATGTCACCTTGTCGGACGCGCTCGCGATCCGGTTCCATGAAGGCATGACGCGCGCCAACACCTACAGCCATGATAATCCAGCCTCAGATACTGTAGGCATTCCTCAACCGGATGATTTTACGGCTGACATCGCAGCACTGGAGAAGCTCGTCGCAGACCTCCAGGCTGCAAGCAAGTCCGCCGAGGCAGCGAGGCCGCAGATGAAACCAAAAAAATATTGATTTGTTTTGAGGTGTTTATGGCTTCGGTTTCATTTGATGGCTAACGCCGCCAGCGCACGGCTGCTCAGCTAGCTTTCGCCCGGTTCCAGATCATGACGCCGGTGCCGTCCTTCTCATTCTCGAAGAAGGCCGCGCGCATCGGGCTGGCGAAGCTCGGATCATCAAGTTTGACGGCGAGGTAGGGCGTCTCGCCGTCCTTGCTTTCCTGACGCCAGGCCGCGCCGAGTTCTGCCCCGCCGGCATAGAGCCGGAAGTCGGGCGCGCCCTCTGAGGTCTTGTCACTGTTGGGGACAAGCTGGGCTTTGACGTTGATGGTCATGGTGCGGATGGTGCCGGTATAGCTGCCATCCTTCAGGGTGAACGTGCCGATCTGTGCCATTGGTTTAGGTCTCCTTGCTGGCATTGGAATGAAGGGCGCGGCGCGCCCGCTTGAACCCGGCATCTGAAGCCAGGAAGCTTTCGATCATGGCGGGGATCAGCGCTTCGGGCTTTTCCTCCGCGCCATAGGTCTGGCGGTAGATTTCGGCATAGTCGCTGAGCGCGCTGGCGAGGTCGGGATCAACCGAGAGGCTCATGCGCACCGGCGTGCGGTCGGGTAATTTGTCGAGACGAAGGGTCATCGTGTGGCTCCTTGGGGATGGGGTCTGAGGATGAGATCGCGGGTGACGACCACACGCACCGGCCAGCCGGGGCGCACGCGGATGGTCGGCTGGATGCCAAGGTTGCGCTCAACCACGCGCTGACCGGCTTGGTTGATGGTGTCCGTCGTGCCGCGGCGGATGGCGCGTTCGAGATCGCCGTCGCCGTCTGCGCCGAGTTCGGCCCCGACGCCGAGGATGGTCGCAAGACCGGCCGCGACAAACACGCGATCCCAGTGATGATCGGTTCTGTCTGAGAGGCCTGCAAAGCCCTGCGCGTCCGCGCCGGGCGCAGAGATGAGGATGGAGGACCCGTCAGGGAAGATGATCCTGTCCCAGGTCACCAGAGCCCGGTCCTGCCCGAATGAGACTTCGGACTGGTAGCGTCCGATGAGGCGTGAGCCTTGCGGGATCAGGAGATACTGCCCGGTCACGGTGTCATAAACGGGCTGCGTCACCTGCGCGACGATTGTGCCGGGCAGGTCCGAGTTGATGCCGGTGACCAGCGAGGCCGGGATCAGCGTGCCCGCCATCACCTGATAAGGCGAGGCCGGGTCCTGCAGCCCATGCGGATTGTAGATGTCGCTGGCAGAACCCTCGCTCGCAAAGGCGAGCTTGCGGCTTTGGAGATTGGTATCGGCGGGCTGACCGAACGCTGACGGTGCGCCTTGCGGCAGGGCCGCGAGTGCAAGAAGCTCCGAGCCGAGATCAAGTGCTGGGTCGCGATAAGCGGGGCGAGCCCCGGTGGTGCTTGCCATGCCGCTCTGAGAGTCGAGCCGGAAGAAGACCGGCGCGCGGGCGGCTTCATCGGCGAGCGCTGCCTCGCGCATGCGCCGGGCGCGTTCGGCCTCGTCAGCCGGGTTCGGGCGGAAATCGTCTTCGAAGCGGGTCACGTATTCAGGCTCGATGCCAAGCTCGCGTTCAGCGCGCAGCATGGTCGCGCCGAGATCGCCCGACAGCGGCGGGCCAAGGCGTGCTATGCGGTCTTCGACCGGCGCGATGTCGCTATAGCTTGTCGGGAGTGTGGAGAGGCCTTCGGGCTTGCGTGTGTTGGTCGTGTTGTAAAGCTCGCGGCGGGCATCGGGGTCGACCGCAGTTGGCGGCTTCAGGGCAATGCTCATGGCGGCGAACAGGGCGAGCACGCCAATGCCTGCGCCGACCATCAGGACCTTGCGATTGATCCGTGTAACCGGCTTCGGGCT
The sequence above is drawn from the Pyruvatibacter mobilis genome and encodes:
- a CDS encoding exonuclease SbcCD subunit D yields the protein MKLLHTSDLHLGRQFNGISLEEDHAAVLDQIVEAVKANGVDALIIAGDVFDRASPPQSAVRQFNGFLQRIKSETTAAVAMIAGNHDSGDRIDLSAIAADRSRWLIRGAISAEEAPLLLSDKHGPVAISALPFAYEYAARECFESETIDTPEDVLVAQVAAARARIPEGARWIIVAHAFVTGGSVSESERSLTRVGGIETVRTSAFDGAHYVALGHLHRPQSVGAEHIRYSGSPLAFGFDEADSEKSMGLIEMDAAGQVSVEVVAFKPIRRTRVLRGKHAELLLSDPSSDFIKAELTDDVPVIDGMKRLRDVFPNACELVYVRNERPLETKSVDGPAVTAAEPADVVRNFLGEVGLENITDAEQDVVEASLTRLRQREDAE
- a CDS encoding AAA family ATPase; translation: MRPVRLTLQAFGPYANREVIDFRNAVEAGLFGIYGQTGSGKSTIFSGMTFALFGEASKSEQDRTSLRSDHAAADVATEVEFVFDVGERRFVVVRQPDQMRPKQRGEGETKSAHEAHLFDATGLALDEITANKRGKIIAEKKVRDVDAAVSELLGYGAEQFRQIVLLPQGRFEKFLSAKTNERVTILRDLFDVSLYQALMADLKDKAAEAERQVREERAVCAARLNAEGFESTDALLDGINVAQTAVEERSVVEAGAKQQAQAAETAFRTAEAVEAKFVASAQAQAKLTILMGRKAEFAAIADRMKQAARARLIVDVEEQLVTAREDVKDAETKLAEATQAQSEAQQKVKDAIEAVAREEARAPEIETARKRKDDLERFARVLEAASASAEAVQAALEAQRIAQAAFGKSKDRLDQLRSTRAERATALKSARSAESARGELMKAQTYLLTQKKAAEDYGKAEAAARSAKAAFEKESAASAKALEHETEARAAYAAAEQALAAAQALHLATKLEKDAPCPVCGSTDHPKPATGDIENAGRDQAFREARDRFETAARAAREASEKLAGLKATLEAREETLSSLEQPTDTLAAILENVRQIEADLGALGPAVNLEEVEAAIEALDEQIETQETETERLRSEADKCRNAATEARAARDGKLEAVPEALRTQSAVTSAMDETSRILTALVEAKDKAEAVLKAAREAVLSADAARKGAEESVATCKLRLEKAEATFRTRLSEQGLTEEVYQSLKPAIATIDSDSEAVRRYETELNEAQGAANAAASAIGDLTRPDLPVVKEAHETALAALTKATEDRIAASNRVGQLEKLRQSLEDTMRKLDKAEAESGPLRKIAALTNGDNPLSLKLETYAIGAMFDRVLEAANLRLGPMTSSRYQLERDTEGGRGSRGLGIQAFDVHTGKSRGTDTLSGGETFIAALALALGLADVVESASGKVRLDTIFIDEGFGSLDTENGSGTLDQVLNVLNSLVKNSRAVGLISHVPLVQEAIPNGFYVRKGLTGSAIEERSIS
- a CDS encoding AAA family ATPase, encoding MAMIKDEAGFKLETPAPSAVPFNKSHFGGANRTPVTLKKISNVQNVNRLAANAELEFCPNALTVVYGRNGSGKSGFVRILRTACRTRVENPAKLKVLSDVYGGGTDPQSANIIIDTGNGETPIPWTTGMTAAPELSQISVFDTLSAQIYVDSGNQIRYLPFGLALPHRLNGACLKLKENFDAERETTVGNKVSLTTIMFPIQRETKSQLFDKALNKDSSDNAIEVAATFSTADQERLDEVIAILSASAAAVADLTSLIGWVQAVASECEIAATAFSDSALTGFTTLWKSAVTARQTAQLSASALFTDEPLPGVGSESWRALWAAARDYSVKEAYVGADFPVTEAASCVLCQQPLLPAGTERMQRFKNYIDDTLDVAAAKAEKAVSDAADTLPALTHLSADGFSERVEQIRQRDPKLADALSCFQVSATQRREEAAARLTGDDSAPVSALVSPHAELKELARNLGDEKDKRVKAGEAQERERLASEKAELEDKKILAANREKLVTRRDLLETDAAFEKASAELQTTGITRRANELVDSHLTNAVVTRFDDERGRFDIMHLKVGLSRKSGQTKAEFEVDPQTKLTKVTSEILSEGEQRALALAGFLTEVALTEGSGPIIVDDPVSSLDRDRSARVAERLAEEACQRQVIVFTHDIIFFNELCGAAENKGIEPVTIALFGDKEAAGKIDPAGMIWKGLNVSKRIGKLKNDFAPLPKLLTTSPADYEYQVKNLYGRLRDTYERVVEEVIFRDIVRRGTDVIKTQELRYVTLSDALAIRFHEGMTRANTYSHDNPASDTVGIPQPDDFTADIAALEKLVADLQAASKSAEAARPQMKPKKY
- a CDS encoding DUF736 domain-containing protein, which encodes MAQIGTFTLKDGSYTGTIRTMTINVKAQLVPNSDKTSEGAPDFRLYAGGAELGAAWRQESKDGETPYLAVKLDDPSFASPMRAAFFENEKDGTGVMIWNRAKAS
- a CDS encoding DUF2274 domain-containing protein; amino-acid sequence: MTLRLDKLPDRTPVRMSLSVDPDLASALSDYAEIYRQTYGAEEKPEALIPAMIESFLASDAGFKRARRALHSNASKET
- a CDS encoding TrbI/VirB10 family protein encodes the protein MSEPIPFDEHAERLKIRSSPKPVTRINRKVLMVGAGIGVLALFAAMSIALKPPTAVDPDARRELYNTTNTRKPEGLSTLPTSYSDIAPVEDRIARLGPPLSGDLGATMLRAERELGIEPEYVTRFEDDFRPNPADEAERARRMREAALADEAARAPVFFRLDSQSGMASTTGARPAYRDPALDLGSELLALAALPQGAPSAFGQPADTNLQSRKLAFASEGSASDIYNPHGLQDPASPYQVMAGTLIPASLVTGINSDLPGTIVAQVTQPVYDTVTGQYLLIPQGSRLIGRYQSEVSFGQDRALVTWDRIIFPDGSSILISAPGADAQGFAGLSDRTDHHWDRVFVAAGLATILGVGAELGADGDGDLERAIRRGTTDTINQAGQRVVERNLGIQPTIRVRPGWPVRVVVTRDLILRPHPQGATR